One Spinacia oleracea cultivar Varoflay chromosome 4, BTI_SOV_V1, whole genome shotgun sequence DNA segment encodes these proteins:
- the LOC130472254 gene encoding leucine-rich repeat extensin-like protein 3, with the protein MRGNILRIIGVVVALLVITHGFTEARTHTKTRTHTKTRHNNHKLPKKSGKTTKSGKGNKGSNTNGKCDPLYQYLFGTCGNWPFDQSSPNNNPFLPRRPRPPPIISPPLPPITPSPPIIPPFLPSPPPSPLTPPSPLVLPPPPLVPSPPPPLVAPPTPFFPPLQPPPPPLLSPPLPFVSSPPPPLISSSPPPPDILVSPPPPPIFASPPPPPIIFSSPPPPPIVFSSPPPPPIVFSSPPPPPIVFSSPPPPPIVFSSPPPPPIVFSSPPPPPPPPIVFSSPPPPPIIFSSPPPPPIIFPSPPPSIPLSPPPTPIPLSPPPTPIPLSPPPIPLSPPPTPIPLSPPPTPIPLSPPPTPIPLSPPPTPTIPLASPPPTPISLTPPPAPTLPLASPPPAPTLPFASPPPTPTLPSMSPPLPFPSPPILPFASPPPTPVNPILSPPPAPILPLLSPPPAPISLPPPNPIPSTPPTPITTTPPTPITTTPTPIPSSL; encoded by the coding sequence ATGAGAGGAAATATATTGAGAATAATAGGAGTAGTTGTAGCACTACTTGTGATTACTCATGGATTCACAGAGGCTAGAACACATACAAAAACTAGAACACATACAAAAACTAGACACAATAATCATAAACTTCCAAAGAAGAGTGGCAAAACTACTAAGAGTGGCAAAGGTAACAAAGGAAGTAACACAAATGGAAAGTGTGATCCATTATACCAGTATCTTTTTGGTACTTGTGGGAATTGGCCGTTTGATCAATCATCACCTAATAATAACCCGTTTCTTCCTAGACGACCAAGGCCACCGCCAATTATATCACCACCGTTACCGCCAATAACCCCATCTCCGCCTATAATACCACCTTTCTTACCATCTCCACCCCCTTCACCGCTGACTCCTCCCTCGCCACTAGTGTTACCACCACCTCCTTTAGTGCCTTCTCCGCCCCCACCCCTAGTAGCTCCACCTACACCATTTTTTCCACCATTACAACCACCTCCACCTCCTTTGTTATCGCCGCCACTACCATTTGTTTCCTCCCCACCACCGCCATTAATATCATCTTCCCCTCCTCCACCGGATATCTTAGTGTCACCACCCCCACCACCAATATTTGCatcaccaccaccgccaccaatTATCTTTTcatcgccgccaccaccaccaattGTCTTTTCATCGCCGCCACCGCCACCAATTGTCTTTTCATCGCCACCACCGCCACCAATTGTCTTTTCATCGCCACCACCGCCACCAATTGTCTTTTCATCGCCACCACCGCCACCAATTGTCTTTTCATCgccaccaccgccaccaccgCCACCAATTGTCTTTTCATCGCCACCACCGCCACCAATTATCTTTTCATCGCCACCACCGCCACCAATTATCTTTCCATCGCCACCACCATCAATACCTCTATCACCTCCACCAACACCAATACCTCTATCACCGCCACCAACACCAATCCCTCTATCACCACCACCGATACCTCTATCACCACCTCCAACACCAATCCCTCTATCACCGCCACCAACACCAATCCCTCTATCACCGCCACCAACACCAATCCCTCTATCACCGCCACCTACACCAACTATACCACTTGCATCCCCACCACCaacaccaatttctttaacaccGCCACCAGCACCAACCCTACCACTTGCTTCACCTCCACCAGCACCAACACTACCGTTTGCTTCACCTCCACCAACACCAACGCTACCATCTATGTCACCACCACTACCTTTTCCTTCACCACCAATACTACCTTTTGCCTCACCACCTCCAACACCGGTGAATCCAATTTTATCACCGCCACCAGCACCGATCTTACCACTTTTATCACCGCCGCCAGCACCAATTTCTTTGCCACCACCAAATCCCATTCCAAGTACACCACCCACGCCCATTACGACTACACCACCAACGCCCATTACGACTACACCAACACCTATTCCTTCATCACTGTGA
- the LOC110780782 gene encoding cysteine-rich and transmembrane domain-containing protein WIH2-like has translation MSSRDHTPPPPPHDDNSEDNISYPQQQGYTGQVYPPPQQVVYPGQGYGGYPTPQQVPYSGQGYGSYHPPQQVPYPGQGYGGYPTPQYTPHQLQLQLQLQHQYVQPPPLHNLHISGRGFMKRWRSFWSCCWSCYSRCSCY, from the exons ATGAGTTCTCGTGATCAcacccctcctcctcctcctcatg ATGATAACTCGGAGGACAACATATCATATCCACAACAACAAGGGTATACGGGGCAAGTATATCCACCCCCGCAACAAGTAGTGTATCCGGGGCAAGGATATGGAGGATATCCAACACCACAACAAGTACCGTATTCGGGGCAAGGATATGGATCATACCACCCACCACAACAAGTACCGTATCCGGGGCAAGGATATGGAGGATACCCGACTCCACAGTATACCCCtcatcaacttcaacttcaacttcaacttcaacaTCAATATGTACAACCACCTCCTTTGCATAATCTACACATAAGTGGTCGTGGTTTTATGAAAAGATGGCGTAGTTTTTGGTCGTGTTGTTGGTCTTGTTATTCCCGTTGTAGCTGCTATTAA